A genomic window from Candidatus Pelagisphaera phototrophica includes:
- a CDS encoding DUF1552 domain-containing protein codes for MNLDRRTFIKGIGGVLSLPLLESMAAGASPTATPTRFLVVGNPLGMHPEHFFPTEFGKNAALSPTLKSLEWLKDRLTVLSHTDHNMVSGHGREIAFLNGVLPANSGAFPEKNISIDQLIARQTGNQVRFPYINAALERGIRMSWNANGVELDPFTDPQKLFDHLFLNLTTKERKIRRELIERNGSILDAVGGQLSNLKRNSTTADKERLDLYETSVRELEDAFSDRKNWIDKEKPTFDISEHFNAYEVTVANRYNAIFDMIAYAFQTDLTRVATIGFPNELSYTDVAGVTRGYHACTHNGKKPEVIAELVAIESFQIAQLSRCLQKLDSIKEPNAEGTMLDNTVVLFGSGMGYGGTHSNRDLPILVAGGGFKHRGHIDTRSAGGKNMPLCNLYNTIQQRFGIERNNFNTSSGTFDLG; via the coding sequence ATGAATCTCGATCGACGTACCTTCATCAAAGGAATCGGCGGAGTTCTCTCGCTCCCCTTGCTAGAATCCATGGCTGCCGGCGCATCGCCCACCGCAACCCCGACTCGCTTTCTCGTAGTCGGCAATCCCTTGGGCATGCATCCGGAACACTTCTTTCCCACCGAATTCGGAAAGAACGCCGCGCTTTCTCCCACTCTGAAATCGCTGGAGTGGCTGAAAGATCGCCTAACCGTCCTCTCCCATACCGACCACAACATGGTTAGCGGACACGGTCGCGAGATCGCCTTCCTCAACGGAGTCCTGCCCGCCAACTCAGGAGCCTTCCCCGAGAAGAACATATCCATCGATCAGCTCATCGCTCGCCAAACCGGCAATCAGGTACGCTTTCCCTACATCAACGCGGCGCTCGAACGCGGCATCCGAATGAGCTGGAATGCCAATGGCGTCGAGCTCGATCCTTTCACCGATCCGCAAAAGCTCTTCGATCACCTCTTCCTCAACCTCACTACCAAAGAGCGCAAGATTCGCCGCGAGCTCATCGAACGCAACGGTAGTATACTCGACGCCGTGGGCGGTCAGCTATCCAACTTGAAACGCAATTCCACGACCGCGGATAAGGAACGCTTGGATCTCTACGAAACCTCCGTGCGCGAACTCGAGGACGCCTTCTCCGACCGCAAGAACTGGATCGACAAGGAGAAGCCAACCTTCGACATCTCCGAGCACTTCAATGCCTACGAGGTGACCGTAGCCAACCGTTACAACGCGATCTTCGATATGATCGCCTACGCCTTCCAAACCGACCTCACACGTGTCGCCACAATCGGCTTTCCCAACGAACTCAGCTACACCGACGTCGCAGGCGTCACTCGCGGCTACCACGCCTGCACCCACAACGGCAAGAAACCGGAGGTGATCGCCGAACTCGTAGCCATCGAGTCCTTCCAAATCGCTCAACTTTCCCGCTGTCTCCAAAAACTGGACTCCATTAAGGAACCCAACGCCGAAGGCACCATGCTCGACAATACCGTCGTACTCTTCGGCAGCGGCATGGGCTACGGGGGCACCCACTCCAATCGCGATCTACCCATTCTCGTCGCCGGAGGCGGATTCAAGCATCGCGGCCACATCGATACCCGCAGCGCCGGGGGCAAAAACATGCCACTCTGCAATCTCTACAACACCATCCAGCAGCGCTTCGGCATCGAACGCAACAATTTCAACACGAGCTCTGGAACCTTCGACCTCGGATAG
- a CDS encoding DUF1588 domain-containing protein, with protein MLQRISQFGRGYRAGPPYPRLIPLSLLLSIALSLPAQANQELMEQYCGKCHNDDEMKGDFTLTDLGVAPTDNNAFFWEDSLDFVTLAEMPPPDKSELSDPERALIVDYLTEKVRAYHEGSKELKRPQPRRLNNRELENSVAEVLLVDHVGTHQPTANLLGDSLHHGFDTHGESLGFSQFHMEQYIEAMRKIVDAHILSGPRPKTRRIDVPSSQLRVTNINQRPRQEQANRTPDSIEILDIRLHAYFDNFQTVEKSGRYRIKLRAMGVDRNYYNSEATGIYEGDPITLRAHLGDRHLDFSLPDGEIGEIEIDEWLAAGTRLQISYPTDGLRLNGNGNFKFQYRIARDHFYQNDRAFYDKVVREEVPFAKNRQDAPDHWVHWTKYWRGPRPRLFNAEVEGPLYESWPPKRQVALLGENPQAKRATEILRPIAERAWRREVRDNELDPIVSLVQANAPSIGDVEALKEGIVAILVSPSFLLINPEESAPPDRFATKFSYFIESSPPNANALKAARNGEWDSYSTVLAEVQRRFDSGAADEFLEHFPYSWLQLDRINFMSPDPEHFPLYDKKRLNEDMVNEALAFFRHAIENNAPVPELLTADYSFVNADLAKVYGISHDVERDSKLRKYTFKDGRRGGILGMGAFLTLTADSLGTSPIHRAIYVMENLLGVHPNPPPADVAIEEPDVRQAKTIKEILAAHVEDETCASCHRSIDPYGYAFENFDPVGAWRKEYTMQMEDPPSRAELREIQAEDLRRAAQGQPPLPKPWENEPIAVDSSAQFRNGSEYSDIVEYRELMKSDSNRDRFVRCFIVKLLAYANGEESENYWEIEKILERSAEHDYRIVDTIAAVIDSPLFREVAASEREIVAASK; from the coding sequence ATGCTCCAACGAATCTCCCAATTCGGCAGGGGCTACCGAGCCGGTCCTCCCTACCCGCGCTTAATCCCCTTATCCCTCCTTCTCTCCATCGCGCTCTCCCTCCCCGCGCAGGCCAATCAGGAGCTCATGGAGCAGTATTGCGGCAAGTGCCACAATGACGACGAGATGAAGGGCGACTTCACCCTGACCGATCTTGGCGTCGCCCCGACGGACAATAATGCCTTCTTCTGGGAAGACAGTCTCGACTTCGTCACGCTCGCGGAAATGCCGCCGCCGGACAAGAGCGAACTATCCGATCCCGAACGCGCTCTCATCGTCGACTACCTCACGGAAAAAGTACGCGCCTACCACGAAGGCTCCAAAGAACTGAAACGTCCGCAGCCACGCCGCCTAAACAACCGCGAACTCGAAAACAGCGTTGCTGAGGTATTGCTCGTCGATCACGTCGGCACCCACCAACCAACCGCCAACCTGCTCGGCGATTCCCTTCACCATGGATTCGATACGCATGGCGAGTCGCTTGGTTTCAGTCAGTTCCACATGGAGCAGTACATCGAAGCCATGCGCAAGATCGTCGATGCCCATATTCTCTCTGGTCCCCGTCCAAAGACGCGCCGCATCGATGTTCCTTCAAGCCAGCTTAGGGTGACCAATATCAATCAGCGTCCCCGTCAGGAGCAGGCCAATCGAACGCCCGATAGTATCGAAATCCTGGATATACGCCTACATGCCTACTTCGACAATTTCCAGACGGTCGAGAAATCCGGTCGCTACCGCATCAAACTGCGAGCCATGGGCGTCGATCGCAACTACTACAACAGCGAAGCGACCGGCATTTACGAAGGCGATCCGATTACTCTTCGCGCGCATCTCGGCGACCGTCACCTCGACTTCTCCTTGCCCGACGGCGAAATCGGCGAAATCGAAATCGACGAGTGGCTCGCCGCTGGCACTAGGTTGCAAATCTCCTACCCCACCGACGGCCTCCGCCTGAACGGCAATGGAAATTTCAAATTCCAGTACCGCATCGCTCGCGATCACTTCTACCAAAACGATCGCGCCTTTTACGACAAAGTAGTCCGCGAAGAGGTCCCCTTCGCCAAGAACCGACAAGATGCTCCGGACCATTGGGTCCACTGGACGAAGTACTGGCGCGGTCCCCGACCCCGTCTTTTCAATGCCGAAGTCGAAGGCCCGCTCTACGAGAGCTGGCCCCCCAAGCGACAAGTCGCCTTGCTAGGAGAGAATCCCCAAGCGAAGCGCGCCACGGAGATCCTGCGCCCCATCGCGGAACGCGCTTGGCGACGCGAGGTCCGCGACAACGAACTCGACCCCATCGTATCGCTCGTCCAAGCCAACGCCCCGTCCATCGGCGACGTCGAAGCCTTAAAGGAAGGAATCGTCGCTATTCTTGTCTCCCCCTCTTTTCTACTTATCAACCCGGAAGAGAGCGCTCCTCCAGATCGCTTCGCGACTAAGTTCAGCTACTTCATCGAAAGCTCGCCGCCGAACGCCAACGCCCTGAAAGCCGCGCGGAATGGCGAATGGGATTCCTACTCCACCGTCCTCGCCGAAGTTCAAAGACGATTCGACAGCGGCGCCGCCGACGAATTTCTCGAACATTTTCCCTACTCTTGGCTGCAGCTCGACCGTATCAATTTCATGTCGCCCGACCCGGAGCATTTCCCGCTCTACGATAAGAAGCGGCTCAACGAAGACATGGTCAACGAAGCCCTAGCTTTCTTCCGCCATGCGATCGAAAACAACGCGCCGGTTCCCGAGCTCCTCACCGCAGACTATTCCTTCGTCAACGCGGACCTCGCCAAAGTGTATGGAATTTCCCACGACGTCGAGCGCGACTCCAAGCTTCGCAAATACACCTTCAAGGACGGTCGGCGCGGCGGCATCCTAGGCATGGGAGCCTTTCTTACCTTAACCGCCGACAGTCTCGGCACCTCGCCTATTCATCGAGCCATCTACGTGATGGAGAACCTCTTGGGCGTTCACCCGAATCCGCCTCCAGCCGACGTCGCGATCGAGGAGCCGGACGTCCGCCAGGCCAAAACGATCAAGGAAATCCTCGCTGCTCACGTCGAAGACGAAACCTGCGCCTCGTGCCACCGCAGTATCGACCCCTACGGCTACGCCTTCGAGAACTTCGATCCCGTCGGGGCCTGGCGCAAGGAATACACCATGCAGATGGAAGACCCACCCTCGCGGGCGGAGCTTAGAGAAATTCAAGCCGAAGATCTGCGTCGGGCCGCCCAAGGTCAACCTCCCCTCCCCAAGCCTTGGGAGAACGAGCCAATCGCCGTGGACTCCTCCGCCCAGTTTCGCAATGGCAGTGAATACAGCGACATCGTCGAGTATCGCGAGCTCATGAAGAGCGACTCCAACCGCGACCGCTTCGTCCGCTGCTTCATCGTTAAGCTGCTCGCCTACGCCAATGGCGAAGAATCGGAAAACTACTGGGAAATCGAAAAGATCCTCGAAAGGTCCGCCGAGCACGACTATCGGATCGTTGATACAATCGCTGCCGTCATCGACAGTCCTCTGTTTAGGGAAGTCGCGGCGAGCGAAAGAGAAATCGTAGCCGCTAGCAAGTAA
- a CDS encoding carboxylesterase/lipase family protein yields MRIVRSLFCVVAFSYPALVHASPVQVDSGKISGIALDADSGLQVYRGIPYAKPPIGDLRWRPPHAVESWKGVRTCDTFGPASIQKTGRNATQEQSEDCLYLNVWTTKGGDESAKLPVMVWIHGGGLNLSWGHKESYDGTAFAKNGVVLVSINYRLGALGFLAHPALSTESSRGVSGNYGFLDQIAALEWTRRNIAAFGGDPENVTIFGESAGGTSVAVLCSSPLAKGLFHKAIIQSPWMFGYIDELASPNIVKLKEPVSNTPSAEQLGLDWAEPKVKGSNADALKALRSLSPSEILERVRYYRTRATIDGWVLPDHPAHVFAKGQQANVPVIIGTTRDEGAYFRNYVRFAQRAELEAKLEAFYGRSVKKVLAQYPGESQDELKQAGIQFVTDAWFVHPAGQLLEGMQRVSSPAFQYDFAKPSSRNPRMGAPHAIELRYVFNTLNNADEFPENQVLSDKVMKYWVRFAYYGDPNGPDLPRWPEYEGNRKPYLILDDSISTGFDLRREASDALEGATQGIYN; encoded by the coding sequence ATGAGAATCGTCCGCTCTTTATTTTGCGTAGTCGCTTTTAGTTATCCTGCACTGGTTCATGCTTCTCCCGTTCAGGTAGACTCGGGGAAAATCTCCGGCATCGCATTGGATGCTGACTCTGGTCTGCAGGTATATCGCGGCATACCGTATGCGAAACCTCCTATTGGCGACTTGAGATGGCGTCCTCCGCACGCCGTCGAGTCCTGGAAAGGCGTTCGCACTTGCGATACCTTTGGACCGGCGAGTATCCAGAAAACGGGCCGAAACGCCACGCAGGAGCAAAGCGAAGATTGCCTCTACCTTAACGTCTGGACAACCAAAGGCGGGGACGAATCTGCCAAGCTTCCCGTTATGGTTTGGATACACGGAGGCGGGTTGAATCTAAGTTGGGGGCACAAGGAGTCCTACGACGGAACGGCCTTTGCGAAAAACGGTGTCGTCCTAGTATCGATAAACTATCGTCTCGGTGCCCTAGGGTTTCTCGCTCATCCCGCGCTGTCGACGGAATCCTCTCGCGGAGTTTCGGGCAACTACGGGTTTCTCGACCAGATAGCGGCTCTGGAATGGACCCGGCGGAATATAGCGGCCTTTGGAGGGGACCCCGAAAACGTTACGATTTTCGGGGAGTCAGCCGGAGGAACGAGCGTAGCGGTCCTTTGCTCCTCTCCTCTGGCCAAAGGATTGTTTCACAAAGCGATTATTCAAAGCCCATGGATGTTTGGATACATCGACGAGCTGGCGAGCCCTAATATCGTCAAACTAAAGGAGCCGGTTTCCAACACGCCATCCGCGGAGCAACTCGGGTTGGATTGGGCGGAACCCAAGGTCAAGGGATCGAACGCGGACGCGCTTAAAGCGCTTAGATCGTTGAGCCCATCTGAAATACTCGAGAGGGTTCGCTACTACCGAACGAGAGCCACGATTGACGGATGGGTCCTGCCGGACCATCCGGCGCATGTCTTCGCGAAGGGTCAGCAAGCCAACGTGCCTGTGATTATTGGGACGACTCGCGATGAAGGGGCCTATTTTCGGAACTACGTTCGCTTTGCGCAGCGCGCTGAATTGGAAGCGAAGCTCGAAGCGTTCTACGGGCGATCCGTCAAAAAGGTCTTGGCTCAATACCCGGGAGAAAGCCAAGATGAACTAAAGCAAGCGGGCATCCAGTTTGTGACGGATGCCTGGTTCGTCCATCCTGCCGGTCAATTGCTAGAGGGAATGCAGCGGGTTTCCTCTCCCGCGTTTCAATACGACTTCGCCAAACCGAGTAGCAGGAACCCGAGAATGGGAGCACCGCATGCCATAGAGTTGCGCTATGTTTTCAATACTTTAAACAACGCCGATGAGTTTCCCGAAAATCAGGTATTGTCGGATAAGGTCATGAAGTACTGGGTACGCTTTGCGTATTACGGAGACCCAAATGGACCGGACCTGCCGAGGTGGCCGGAGTACGAGGGCAACCGAAAACCTTACCTTATACTCGACGATTCCATCTCAACGGGGTTCGATCTGCGAAGAGAGGCCAGCGATGCCCTCGAAGGGGCAACGCAGGGAATTTACAATTAG
- a CDS encoding aldehyde dehydrogenase family protein, whose product MKLYSKGAWRGGDESIEVINPFDGQIVDTVPRATAQDVEEAIESAQRGAGDMKSLTGYERFEILSRATALLRQRADEIARTLSLEEGKPLAEALFEVDRSAQTLELSGEEAKRLSGEVLPLDGGKGVKNKLGFTLRVPCGVIAAIAPFNFPLNLVCHKVGPAIAAGNSVILKPASDTPLVSLKLVEILLEAGLPPLGISCLTGSGSLIGEKICSDPRVRKISFTGSKEVGERICAVAGIKKVTMELGSNCPLVVLPDADLDEVANLAVSSAYTNAGQVCISAQRLIVMESVREALIETMKPKVEALKVGDQLLEETGIGPMVRKSDASRVESWIQEAVGDGAQLVCGGERDGALMQPTLLDVATPDMRVCREELFGPAVSVMSVSSIDEAIRLANDTEFGLSAGLFTKDIDAAMRFAREVDSGNIHINWGPLWRTDAMPYGGMKGSGMGKEGPKYAIEEMTEMKSVVIHSK is encoded by the coding sequence ATGAAACTTTACTCTAAAGGGGCCTGGCGAGGCGGAGATGAATCGATCGAGGTAATCAATCCGTTCGATGGGCAAATCGTGGATACGGTCCCCCGGGCGACGGCCCAGGATGTGGAAGAGGCCATCGAATCGGCGCAAAGAGGCGCGGGGGATATGAAGTCATTAACGGGCTACGAGCGATTCGAGATCCTCAGTCGGGCTACGGCTCTACTCCGCCAAAGGGCGGATGAGATAGCTCGAACTTTGAGCCTAGAGGAAGGAAAACCGTTGGCGGAGGCCCTTTTCGAGGTCGATCGCTCAGCCCAAACTCTCGAGTTGAGCGGCGAGGAGGCGAAGCGACTCTCGGGGGAGGTGCTGCCGCTGGATGGCGGCAAAGGGGTTAAGAACAAGCTTGGGTTCACCTTGCGTGTTCCCTGTGGGGTAATCGCGGCGATCGCCCCGTTCAACTTTCCGCTTAATCTGGTTTGCCACAAGGTCGGGCCAGCGATCGCGGCGGGCAATTCCGTGATACTGAAGCCGGCTAGCGATACGCCATTGGTGTCCCTTAAGTTAGTTGAAATTCTGCTGGAAGCGGGCCTGCCTCCGCTGGGGATATCCTGTTTGACGGGGAGCGGTTCCCTGATTGGTGAGAAGATTTGCTCGGACCCCCGCGTTCGCAAGATCTCCTTTACGGGGAGCAAGGAGGTGGGCGAGCGCATTTGCGCCGTCGCGGGAATCAAGAAAGTGACGATGGAGTTGGGGTCTAATTGCCCACTGGTCGTTCTGCCCGACGCGGATTTGGATGAAGTCGCCAATCTGGCGGTTTCCTCGGCTTACACCAACGCGGGCCAGGTATGTATATCGGCCCAGAGACTTATCGTGATGGAGTCCGTTCGCGAAGCGCTCATCGAAACGATGAAGCCCAAGGTGGAGGCTCTAAAAGTGGGGGACCAGTTGCTCGAAGAGACGGGCATTGGCCCAATGGTACGGAAGTCGGACGCCTCTAGGGTTGAAAGTTGGATACAGGAGGCTGTGGGCGATGGAGCGCAATTGGTATGCGGGGGGGAGAGGGATGGCGCTCTCATGCAGCCGACGCTGCTCGACGTAGCGACTCCCGATATGCGCGTGTGCCGCGAAGAGCTGTTCGGCCCTGCGGTATCGGTGATGAGCGTCTCGAGCATAGACGAAGCCATTCGTTTGGCGAATGATACAGAATTCGGTTTGAGCGCGGGCCTGTTCACGAAGGATATCGATGCTGCCATGCGTTTCGCTCGGGAGGTGGATAGTGGCAATATTCATATCAACTGGGGACCGTTATGGCGGACCGATGCCATGCCCTATGGCGGGATGAAGGGAAGCGGAATGGGCAAGGAAGGCCCGAAATACGCAATCGAAGAAATGACTGAAATGAAATCGGTGGTCATCCATTCCAAATAA
- a CDS encoding sodium:solute symporter family transporter, which produces MDPNRIILLCVLAYMALCVAIGLWALKRTRNTSDFFMASRNLGVLITGIALFSSIMSGFGFVGGPGLVYRMGISSFWILVTTPIGFALAFFLVAKRIRLFAELRNSISLPDIAAARYRCPKVRGLVAVAILCGVIAYLATQIRAMAFVLQEIFASNGVWGHDSVVFCVVVSCTVLVFYCVTGGIIASVYTDLFQGIVMVVVAVLIFVGAVGAIEGGMGGMMEVILKDNAEAAGPWGTLGMLGCLSWFFLFTLGVAGQPHVVTKMMMSRKVEDARITLPITLLGYTVTALLWIGIGMLMRSVVLNGGQSELARADDAAAVFLQSYAHPVLAGLVFAGLFAAIMSTADGFLNIGAAAIAHDIPRALTGSAIRRELMWARIATVVLAILAAVFALQSPIQLIGQLGAFGWGVFASALVPVIGLGLNWRGGSRKAALAAIVFSLAANGGLVIAQMAGFSIPYGVSGGALALMGSTLVFVGISLTSKSDSLSPDIEEVMKL; this is translated from the coding sequence ATGGATCCTAATCGGATTATTCTGCTCTGCGTCCTTGCCTATATGGCCCTCTGCGTAGCGATTGGGCTTTGGGCCTTGAAACGGACTCGGAATACCAGCGATTTCTTCATGGCCAGTCGCAACTTGGGAGTGCTGATCACGGGAATCGCTCTCTTTTCAAGTATAATGAGCGGCTTTGGCTTCGTCGGCGGCCCCGGGCTCGTCTATCGGATGGGCATAAGCTCTTTTTGGATACTGGTCACCACGCCGATCGGATTCGCGCTAGCATTTTTCCTCGTAGCGAAGCGTATAAGACTCTTTGCCGAACTTCGCAATTCCATCTCGCTGCCCGATATCGCCGCCGCCCGTTACCGCTGCCCCAAGGTCCGAGGATTGGTCGCGGTCGCCATTTTGTGCGGAGTGATCGCCTATTTGGCGACCCAGATTCGGGCGATGGCCTTCGTGCTCCAGGAGATTTTCGCCTCTAATGGGGTTTGGGGACATGATTCGGTTGTATTCTGCGTGGTCGTATCCTGCACTGTGCTGGTCTTCTACTGTGTGACTGGGGGGATTATCGCTTCGGTTTACACCGACCTTTTTCAAGGGATCGTGATGGTGGTCGTGGCGGTGCTTATATTCGTGGGCGCGGTAGGGGCGATAGAAGGTGGAATGGGAGGAATGATGGAGGTCATTCTCAAGGACAATGCCGAGGCGGCCGGCCCGTGGGGTACGCTCGGGATGTTAGGGTGCCTGTCTTGGTTTTTCCTTTTCACACTGGGCGTGGCTGGGCAGCCGCACGTGGTGACGAAGATGATGATGAGCCGAAAAGTCGAGGACGCCAGAATAACGCTTCCGATAACCTTGCTAGGCTATACGGTCACCGCACTGCTGTGGATCGGCATTGGAATGCTCATGCGGTCCGTCGTTCTCAATGGTGGCCAATCGGAGCTTGCTCGGGCAGACGATGCCGCGGCGGTCTTTCTGCAGAGCTATGCGCATCCCGTTTTAGCCGGACTCGTATTCGCGGGATTGTTTGCCGCTATCATGTCCACTGCGGATGGGTTCCTAAATATTGGAGCGGCTGCGATCGCCCATGACATTCCAAGAGCGTTAACCGGAAGCGCAATACGGCGCGAGCTAATGTGGGCCCGTATCGCGACTGTGGTTCTCGCTATTCTTGCGGCGGTTTTCGCTCTGCAGTCCCCCATTCAACTGATTGGCCAATTAGGGGCCTTCGGTTGGGGCGTTTTCGCATCGGCGTTGGTCCCGGTAATCGGCTTAGGCTTGAATTGGCGTGGCGGATCTAGAAAAGCCGCCTTGGCAGCTATCGTTTTCAGCCTCGCTGCCAATGGGGGACTCGTTATCGCTCAAATGGCCGGTTTCTCCATCCCCTACGGCGTTTCTGGAGGAGCGCTCGCGTTGATGGGGTCTACCCTGGTTTTCGTGGGGATTTCCTTGACTTCGAAAAGTGATTCGTTGAGTCCCGATATTGAGGAAGTCATGAAATTATAG
- a CDS encoding iron-containing alcohol dehydrogenase → MRTFWSSYASPRLMFGPGVFNELGKAVSQVGGRRVFVITDPVLESLGIVDRARQALNMEFEVFAGGEIEPSTDTVARCADIAREYGPDTTIAIGGGSNMDLAKLTCAAVSSGRNPEALLGFDEVPGPVGPLICVPTTAGTGSEASHSAVIRNSNNGKKEAALSHYLRPQVAVVDPELTLSCPRKLTAESGIDTLTHAIEAYLANDYSALISGEKGTLPYEGNNPLGDLYAEKCIHMVGKRFLDAVRDPKNLEARGGMSLAATLGGLAFSNCGVALAHALEYPIGERYKCAHGAGNGIVLPEVMRYLANAKGDRLAKIGELLGADASSEAAIEEVTRLRREAGLPECLRDVGAAPNDLAALAATAASLKRLMALSPISPSEADLRRILEASF, encoded by the coding sequence ATGCGGACGTTTTGGAGCAGCTATGCGAGTCCGCGACTAATGTTCGGTCCGGGAGTCTTCAACGAACTAGGGAAAGCGGTCTCCCAAGTGGGCGGGCGTAGGGTTTTCGTCATTACGGACCCTGTTTTGGAGTCGCTAGGCATCGTGGATCGGGCGCGGCAGGCGTTGAATATGGAATTCGAGGTCTTCGCCGGAGGGGAAATCGAGCCATCGACCGATACCGTTGCCCGATGCGCGGATATCGCTCGCGAGTATGGCCCGGATACGACTATCGCGATCGGCGGCGGGAGCAATATGGATTTGGCCAAATTGACTTGTGCCGCAGTTTCATCGGGCAGGAATCCGGAAGCATTGCTGGGCTTCGATGAGGTTCCAGGTCCCGTGGGGCCTCTGATATGCGTTCCGACCACTGCCGGCACTGGCAGCGAGGCTTCCCACTCTGCGGTAATACGAAACTCCAATAACGGGAAGAAGGAGGCGGCATTGAGCCACTATCTGCGTCCTCAGGTCGCCGTGGTGGATCCCGAACTGACGCTCTCCTGTCCGAGGAAGCTGACGGCCGAGAGTGGCATTGATACCTTAACTCATGCGATTGAAGCGTATTTGGCTAATGATTACTCTGCCTTGATTTCAGGGGAGAAAGGGACGCTGCCCTATGAAGGGAACAATCCTTTAGGCGATCTCTATGCCGAGAAATGCATTCATATGGTCGGTAAGCGCTTTTTGGATGCGGTTCGCGATCCGAAAAACTTGGAGGCCCGCGGGGGTATGTCTCTAGCGGCAACATTGGGTGGATTGGCATTTTCAAATTGTGGCGTGGCTCTGGCCCATGCACTGGAGTATCCGATAGGCGAACGCTATAAATGCGCTCACGGAGCGGGCAATGGGATCGTTTTGCCTGAGGTGATGCGTTATCTGGCGAACGCCAAGGGAGATCGTCTGGCGAAAATCGGCGAGTTGCTGGGAGCAGACGCTTCGTCGGAAGCAGCGATCGAGGAAGTGACTCGTCTGCGTCGAGAGGCGGGGCTTCCCGAATGTCTTCGCGATGTTGGTGCTGCGCCGAACGATCTTGCAGCGCTCGCGGCGACAGCGGCCTCTCTGAAGCGGTTGATGGCTCTTTCTCCCATATCCCCATCCGAAGCGGACTTGCGTCGAATTCTGGAGGCTTCGTTCTAG
- a CDS encoding SDR family NAD(P)-dependent oxidoreductase, which yields MSESERKVVLVTGSATGVGRACAVKFSSMGFDVVVNFPGADEEEAKETVRLVEAEGKTGLLSRCDVSRDDEVVAMLAATEKAFGHLDVLVNAAGATAFVKHDDLQGLSEAQWDSILAVNTKGPFFVTRAAVPLLEGRKGAAVVNVSSVAGISGFGSSIAYCASKGALNTMTRSLARALAPKIRVNAVCPGPIDSRWLRQDMSEGEISDRVSTFPIPRLSSPGDIADTVTYLAVGTAMTTGQILVVDGGRTI from the coding sequence ATGAGCGAGTCCGAGCGAAAGGTTGTTTTGGTTACGGGATCCGCGACAGGCGTGGGCAGGGCCTGTGCGGTGAAATTCTCTTCGATGGGGTTCGATGTGGTAGTGAACTTTCCTGGGGCGGACGAGGAGGAGGCGAAAGAAACCGTTCGACTTGTGGAAGCCGAAGGAAAGACTGGGCTACTGTCGCGTTGCGATGTTAGCCGTGACGACGAAGTGGTGGCGATGCTCGCCGCTACGGAGAAAGCCTTTGGGCATCTCGATGTCCTGGTAAACGCGGCAGGGGCGACCGCTTTTGTGAAACACGACGACCTTCAGGGTCTCTCGGAGGCACAATGGGATTCGATACTGGCGGTAAACACCAAAGGTCCCTTCTTTGTTACGAGAGCGGCGGTTCCCTTGCTCGAAGGTCGAAAGGGAGCAGCGGTGGTCAATGTTTCCTCGGTGGCGGGGATTTCCGGATTCGGATCTTCGATCGCCTATTGCGCGAGCAAGGGGGCGTTGAATACGATGACGAGATCCTTGGCTAGAGCCTTGGCTCCGAAAATCCGCGTGAACGCCGTCTGCCCAGGACCAATCGACAGCCGCTGGCTGCGTCAAGATATGAGCGAGGGGGAAATCTCGGATCGCGTTTCCACTTTTCCGATCCCTCGACTATCTTCTCCTGGAGACATTGCCGATACCGTAACCTACTTGGCTGTGGGTACCGCCATGACGACAGGCCAGATACTAGTTGTGGATGGAGGCCGAACGATATAG